A window of the Oncorhynchus kisutch isolate 150728-3 linkage group LG12, Okis_V2, whole genome shotgun sequence genome harbors these coding sequences:
- the LOC109900519 gene encoding complement C1q-like protein 2 isoform X2: MRTSQASQQTSPTRFVESPAMESVLAVVVLLCCCVVETQTESEVDGLLRELTARVEKLESKPKVAFSASLMVNDEHYHLGPFDKNTTVVYKKVTTNIGEAYNPDTGVFTAPVRGAYYFTFTCNVGNSGKANAALLKNDVKMAAVYETANPKSGIYHGGANGVTLDLVEGDKVYVVLWSGSSMFDNSRISMFSGYLLFPIDNK; this comes from the exons ATGAGGACCAGTCAGGCATCTCAGCAAACCTCTCCCACCCGGTTCGTTGAAAGCCCTGCGATGGAGTCTGTTTTGGCTGTGGTGGTGTTGCTTTGCTGTTGTGTGGTTGAGACTCAGACGGAGAGTGAGGTTGATGGGCTGCTGAGGGAACTGACAGCCCGGGTGGAGAAACTGGAGA GCAAACCAAAAGTGGCCTTCTCCGCTTCACTTATGGTCAATGATGAACATTATCACTTAGGACCTTTCGACAAGAACACCACCGTTGTGTATAAAAAGGTCACTACAAACATTGGTGAAGCATATAACCCAGATACAG GTGTCTTTACTGCACCTGTGAGAGGGGCCTACTACTTCACATTCACTTGCAATGTTGGGAATTCAGGGAAGGCGAATGCAGCGTTGCTTAAGAACGATGTGAAAATGGCTGCCGTCTATGAAACTGCCAACCCAAAATCCGGTATTTACCACGGCGGGGCCAATGGAGTCACACTAGACCTAGTGGAAGGAGACAAAGTCTATGTGGTTCTCTGGAGTGGCAGTAGCATGTTTGACAACAGCAGAATTAGCATGTTCAGTGGTTACCTTCTATTTCCTATTGATAATAAGTAA
- the LOC109900519 gene encoding complement C1q-like protein 2 isoform X1 yields MRTSQASQQTSPTRFVESPAMESVLAVVVLLCCCVVETQTESEVDGLLRELTARVEKLESEYNGKPKVAFSASLMVNDEHYHLGPFDKNTTVVYKKVTTNIGEAYNPDTGVFTAPVRGAYYFTFTCNVGNSGKANAALLKNDVKMAAVYETANPKSGIYHGGANGVTLDLVEGDKVYVVLWSGSSMFDNSRISMFSGYLLFPIDNK; encoded by the exons ATGAGGACCAGTCAGGCATCTCAGCAAACCTCTCCCACCCGGTTCGTTGAAAGCCCTGCGATGGAGTCTGTTTTGGCTGTGGTGGTGTTGCTTTGCTGTTGTGTGGTTGAGACTCAGACGGAGAGTGAGGTTGATGGGCTGCTGAGGGAACTGACAGCCCGGGTGGAGAAACTGGAGAGTGAGTATAATG GCAAACCAAAAGTGGCCTTCTCCGCTTCACTTATGGTCAATGATGAACATTATCACTTAGGACCTTTCGACAAGAACACCACCGTTGTGTATAAAAAGGTCACTACAAACATTGGTGAAGCATATAACCCAGATACAG GTGTCTTTACTGCACCTGTGAGAGGGGCCTACTACTTCACATTCACTTGCAATGTTGGGAATTCAGGGAAGGCGAATGCAGCGTTGCTTAAGAACGATGTGAAAATGGCTGCCGTCTATGAAACTGCCAACCCAAAATCCGGTATTTACCACGGCGGGGCCAATGGAGTCACACTAGACCTAGTGGAAGGAGACAAAGTCTATGTGGTTCTCTGGAGTGGCAGTAGCATGTTTGACAACAGCAGAATTAGCATGTTCAGTGGTTACCTTCTATTTCCTATTGATAATAAGTAA
- the LOC109900521 gene encoding complement C1q-like protein 2 has protein sequence MRSSQTSQQSSPTQFVESPAMESVLAVVVLLCCCVVETQTESEVDGLLRELTARVQKLESECIGKPKVAFTASIRVSDEHYHLGPFEKYTTVVYKKVTTNIGEAYNPDTGVFTALVRGAYYFTFTCNVGNSGVANAALLKNGVIMAAVYEYADPISGVYHSGANGVILDLVEGDKVYVVLWRGSSIFDNSRISMFSGYLLFPIDNK, from the exons ATGAGGAGCAGTCAGACATCTCAGCAATCCTCTCCCACCCAGTTCGTTGAAAGCCCTGCGATGGAGTCTGTTTTGGCTGTGGTGGTGTTGCTTTGCTGTTGTGTGGTTGAGACTCAGACGGAGAGTGAGGTTGACGGGCTGCTGAGGGAACTGACAGCTCGGGTGCAGAAACTGGAGAGCGAGTGTATTG GCAAACCAAAAGTGGCCTTCACCGCTTCAATTAGGGTCAGTGATGAACATTATCACTTAGGACCTTTCGAAAAGTACACCACCGTGGTGTATAAAAAGGTCACTACAAACATTGGTGAAGCATATAACCCAGATACAG GTGTCTTTACTGCACTTGTGAGAGGGGCCTACTACTTCACATTCACTTGCAATGTTGGGAATTCAGGGGTGGCGAATGCAGCGTTGCTTAAGAACGGTGTGATCATGGCTGCCGTCTATGAATATGCCGACCCAATATCCGGTGTTTACCACAGCGGGGCCAATGGAGTCATACTAGACCTAGTGGAAGGAGACAAAGTCTATGTGGTTCTCTGGAGGGGCAGTAGCATATTTGACAACAGCAGAATTAGCATGTTCAGTGGTTACCTTCTATTTCCTATCGATAATAAGTAA